From the genome of Nitrosomonas sp. Is79A3:
TTCCTGCGTTGCACCCTCATGTTTTACCGCATAATAAATAACTGCCGGTATGACGCCTGCTGCACCGTTGGTGGGTGCCGTAACCACCATATGACCTGCTGCATTTTCTTCATTCACCGCCATGGCATAGGCGCACAGCCAGTCATTCAAATTGGCTTTTTGCGGATTCTCTTGTAACTGTTGAAACAAAGAATGCGCGCGCCGTTTAATGTTAAGTCCGCCGGGTAACCGGCCTTCAGCCACAAGACCATTTTCCAGGCAAGTTTGCATTGCATTCCAAACTGCATCCAATCCCTCGTTCAATTCTGCTTCACTGATGCGCTCCAGTTCATTACTTCGCTTCATCGCAGCAATCGATAGGCCGCTGTCGGCTGACATTTTCATCATCTGGTTGGCTGAATCAAACGGAAAGCCGCAGGAACTGGTTGCCTCCATTTTAATGGGCGCAACAATTTGACCAATTTCAGACAACGTGGTGATAAAACCGCCGCCAATTGAGAAATAAGTTTCGGTCAACAGGGTCTTGCCGGTTCCGTCCAGCAACTGAAAAATCATGCCATTCGGATGTTCCGGCAGCGGTTCTCCGCGATCGAAGATAATATCTTCAGGCGGATTAAAGTGGATCACTGTCGATTCGTTGATGCGGATGGTGTTTTGTTGCCAAAGTTTTTGGAACAATTCATTCACATTCAGTTTCGCCAATCCTCGCGGTGTATATTCATGCATGCCTAAGGTCACCGCACGATCGGTGGCGTGACCTTTGCCAGTGAACGCTAATGATCCCCGTAAGGTACAGCGTACCTGCAGGAAAGATGGCACGGGATGGCTGGAAATAAAAACCTCGATACGGTCTCGAAAATCCTTGGCTGCAACCATAGGACCCATCGTATGTGAACTGGATGGACCAATACCTATTTTGAAAAGATCAAGAACGCTAATGAACATTAAATTGCCTGTGAAAATTCGAAATTCTTAGAGGATCAAGGTGATGTTTTGTGGAATATTCGCGCTGAAAATTATAGCGCAGCTAGTATGCTATATGTCTTGCATTGACTCAACAAATTTTTTTGAGTATCGGAGGTTATTGGGTTCATATACCACAGTAGCAGTAAGATTTAATGAGTCTTCGTGTTATTGTCCATAAAGCGGAAAGAATATTGTAATCTAATGGACATGGAAAGACAGTTGTAATGTTTCTTTAAACTGTATGATTAAATACTTATAATATTTCTTGTATGTTTGGTGTAAGATATTGTTTGTATAATATTGTATTTCATAGATAAATTATTCTTCTATGTTGTCCTGTTTGAACTCTTTCTGCCATTATTTTGGATGACTTTCTTTTTCTAAATCAATGCTATGATTCGCGATTTTATAATCTCAGCAGATTCTCCTAACCGTGAGGCGACGATTCTTGTTTCCACTATACTAAGCGAGGGGCAGCTGAGTGAATTGTTCGACGGTATTAAAGATTTGATTCAGAGTATTGCACCGGATGGACATTTTCTTTTCGTGAACCGCGCTTGGCGCGAAGCACTCGGATACTCGGTGGAAGAAGTCGCCACGTTGAATATCTTTAACATCATACATCCGGATTGTCGTGCGCATTGCCAGAAGTTTATGGAACGTATCATGGCGGGTGAGCATGTTGGATTAATCGAGGTGCCATTTCAAACAAAGGATGGGCAAATCATCGTTGTGGAAGGTAATGTAAGTCTTTATCGTGAAGATAATAAACCCGTTGCCATGCGCGGCATATTCCGCAACATCACTGAGCGTAAAGCAGCAGAGGCGGAAATCCTGTCATTGAAGGAAAATCTCGAACATACGGTAATGCAGCGTACCGCTGAGTTGCAAGCCAGTGAAAGACGTTTTCGCAATCTTGTCGCAAGTATACCGGGTGCAGTGTATGAGTTCTGTGTTGATGCAACCGGTCATCGCACGCTTCCTTTTATGAGTGAGGGCATTGTTAATTTGGTTGGTTGTTCTGCGGCCGAATGCATAGCGAATGTTGAAATTTTGTTTCAACGAATACCCGATCATGCTGCACCGGGCATGGAAGCATCCATTCGGGATTCAATGGAAAAGCTGATGCCATGGTTTTATGAATTTCCTATACAAACTTCCGCAGGTGAGAAATGGATACGAGGTCACGCGATACCGCAACGAGAAGGGGATGGCAATACGCGGTGGAATGGTGTATTTGTTGATATCACCCCGCAAAAACAGCTGGAAATAGCGCTACGCAATAATGAGCAGCTTTTTCGCAGCTTGACTGAAGTGGCGCCGGTCGGTATTTTTCGCACCGATGCAGCGGGTAGATGCCTGTATGTGAATGAGCGTTGGTGCAGTATGGCCGGTATGGATGTTGTAGCGGCTGCAGGAGATGGATGGACTCACGCAATTCATCCGGATGACCGCGAGAAAGTGGTTGATGAATGGAATGCAGCCGTGAAACATCAACAGCAGTTCAGGTGCGAGTATCGCTTGCAAACTGATGAACAAATAATTACCTGGATTCTAGGTCTGGCACAAGCTGAACGGAATCAGAATGGTGATGTACTGGGTTATGTGGGTACGATTACCAATATTACCGATCAAAAAATGAAAGAATCGGAACTGGCGGAATCGCGCAACTTGCTCAAAACTATTGTGGATACAATGCCGGCACGTATCTTCTGGAAAGATAAAGAATCCCGTTATTTGGGTTGTAATCCTGTTTTTGCTAAAGATGCAGGGATAGGGTCGCCTCAGGAAATTATCGGTAAAGTGGATTACGATTTAAGTTGGACGAGGGATCAGGCGGATCACTACCGGAATGACGACCGGAACGTGATCAACTCAGGAATCCCGAAACTTTACTACGAAGAACCGTTGAATAATCCTGCCGGAGAAACCATTTGGATAGAGACCTCTAAAGTACCGCTGCTGAATACAAATCATGAAATCATAGGGGTGCTGGGTATCTATCAGGATATTACACAGCAAAAGCAAGCGCACGATTCGATGCGTCTGGCGACCACTATTTATCAGTCGAGCAATGAAGCCATTATGGTCACGGATGAAAACAACCGGATTATACAAGTTAACCCG
Proteins encoded in this window:
- a CDS encoding L-serine ammonia-lyase; amino-acid sequence: MFISVLDLFKIGIGPSSSHTMGPMVAAKDFRDRIEVFISSHPVPSFLQVRCTLRGSLAFTGKGHATDRAVTLGMHEYTPRGLAKLNVNELFQKLWQQNTIRINESTVIHFNPPEDIIFDRGEPLPEHPNGMIFQLLDGTGKTLLTETYFSIGGGFITTLSEIGQIVAPIKMEATSSCGFPFDSANQMMKMSADSGLSIAAMKRSNELERISEAELNEGLDAVWNAMQTCLENGLVAEGRLPGGLNIKRRAHSLFQQLQENPQKANLNDWLCAYAMAVNEENAAGHMVVTAPTNGAAGVIPAVIYYAVKHEGATQEQVRDFLLVAGAIGGLIKHNSSISGAEVGCQGEVGSASAMAAAGLCAIKGGTTEQIENAAEIALEHHLGMTCDPVGSLVQVPCIERNGFGAIKAYTASSLAIRGDGQHFMSLDNCIAAMKQTGLEMSVKYKETSLGGLAVSVTEC
- a CDS encoding EAL domain-containing protein, producing MIRDFIISADSPNREATILVSTILSEGQLSELFDGIKDLIQSIAPDGHFLFVNRAWREALGYSVEEVATLNIFNIIHPDCRAHCQKFMERIMAGEHVGLIEVPFQTKDGQIIVVEGNVSLYREDNKPVAMRGIFRNITERKAAEAEILSLKENLEHTVMQRTAELQASERRFRNLVASIPGAVYEFCVDATGHRTLPFMSEGIVNLVGCSAAECIANVEILFQRIPDHAAPGMEASIRDSMEKLMPWFYEFPIQTSAGEKWIRGHAIPQREGDGNTRWNGVFVDITPQKQLEIALRNNEQLFRSLTEVAPVGIFRTDAAGRCLYVNERWCSMAGMDVVAAAGDGWTHAIHPDDREKVVDEWNAAVKHQQQFRCEYRLQTDEQIITWILGLAQAERNQNGDVLGYVGTITNITDQKMKESELAESRNLLKTIVDTMPARIFWKDKESRYLGCNPVFAKDAGIGSPQEIIGKVDYDLSWTRDQADHYRNDDRNVINSGIPKLYYEEPLNNPAGETIWIETSKVPLLNTNHEIIGVLGIYQDITQQKQAHDSMRLATTIYQSSNEAIMVTDENNRIIQVNPAFTRMTGYEIADVIGKDSTMLRSGWHNEAFYQDMGCKLLNEGCWQGEIWDLRKDGIVHAKWLSIHVIRHPDGRVHCHVAQFSDITEKNKKDEIILSQANYDQLTGLPNRNLFKNRLELEIRKSYCNESMLTLLLLDLDHFKDINDTLGHDKGDDLLREVALRIRLCVDQSDTVARLGGDEFAVIVTNSAENHLQAETLARKIIQELNKPFNFSHSQINHFISTSIGIVSYPQDGADMKSLMKHADQAMYAAKLQGRNRFCYFTASMQQEAHEKMLLIHDLRQAIVKNELHVYYQPILELSSGRIIKAEALLRWKHPLRGMISPATFIPLAEESGLIVEIGEMVFKRSIALIDQWRQEYGYTIQISVNVSPIQFKYMNNGRWFDHLSQMGLPGNCINVEITEGLLLKDSSVVQEYLLEFRNNGIEVSIDDFGTGFSSLSYLKKFDIDYLKIDRSFINQLIDNATDRALVEAIIVMAHKLDIKTIAEGVETKEQQDLLIHFGCDYVQGFLYSIPIAQQAFELLLVEQKNRIEA